In Gossypium hirsutum isolate 1008001.06 chromosome A10, Gossypium_hirsutum_v2.1, whole genome shotgun sequence, the DNA window ATTGGAGGTGGTGGTGGAATAGGTGGAGGTATTGGTGGTGGAATAGGTGGAGGTATAGGAGGTGGAATTGGTGGAGGCATAGGAGTTGGAGGTGGAGCTGGCGGTGGAAAAGGTGGAGGCCGAGGACATGGAGGCGGTGCTGGTGGTGGTTCTAAGGGTGGAGGACATGGAGGTGGAAGTGGAAGAAGTGGTGATGGTGGCGGCGGCTATGGAGGTGGAAAAGGAGGAGGGGGATTTTAGTGGCAAAATGTGCATGCTAAAAATATAGTCAACTTGTAACCGTGGCTGTTAATGATGGTGTGTTTGCCAATGATTTGTCATACTGCCATATATAAATATTAGAGAGCAAAATGAAAACAATGCTCCTACCATAAACTTCTGTTCTGTCTCCAAATCCCAAAAATGAAATTCGTATGCCTTCGTATTACTAagatttaacaccaaaataacatAACACCCATATATTgggattaaattcaaatttttatatttataatataatatttttgtcactaatttaaaatattattgccAAAATACAACGAATTTAAtgcttatattatattttgatttacaattttaacatatttgataagcaaaaatatttgataaagtGTTAGTAGAGTTTTTagattttacaaataaaattaagggattgataaatattttataaaaatataataaaatattaataaaaacacaaattacagtTTTTTTTTGTCTactatttataaaataaagaaaaaaaaccctaCCGATATACTTGCCGGTTTAATAATTCATGATGGTTAGCTTAATTTTGGTGTCTCACGTGGGTGACAACTCAAAACGTTTAAAAATGTAATCAAGCACGAGAAGCACGAGTTGCAATTTGTGGGATAAATTTTAGCTGTCTTGATTTTATAAGAATGAAACAGGGCAAGTTTAAATTTTGAGAAACGTACTTGATGAAGAAAGTAGTAAAATTTggtaatatattaataatgttttccATAAGTGTATGTACACTTATTATAATTCTGTATCTGtaaaatcttatttatttttgtaaaaaggAAAAGTGTGGTAATATCTTTTAAATTGGGTTACAACTCAATACATTGACCAATATAATTGCATATTCTGAGCCGTTCTTTACTTGGAAACCTGTAGGTCTTAAATCTGCAGGGCTTGCTTGGGTGATAGGAAACTTTAAAACTTTTTGAAGGAAAAATATGTGGACAGGGGGTTGTTCATAAGCATTTAGACTCAATACCAACCATTTGGTTGCCCTTTTCTCATCAGCAATTTCCAGTTCTGATGGCAGGTAAAGATAATTCTTCAATCCAAATGGAGAAAATCACAATTAAATGATGAATGGAACGGGTGAGGATTCAGAAAGCAAATGCTAGCTCAGCAGAATCCCACAGTTTCTTTTAATATACTCACGCTATAAATTTCTAAATATAGAGCCTGTTTGATGAAATATAGATGAGCTTAATTCATTGCGGTGGGGTAATTCAATTCTCACCTTATTGTTGTCACGTTCGGATGGTATAGTTTTTGACAGCCTTTAAAGTTTACATCTTTTAATAATCATTAATGGAAAAGTAGTATAAATAATGTTCTCCCATGCAACACTacttcatttttgtttttcaCAGCAGCTATAATCTTTCTTGGTCTTTATTAGCTGTATCTGCCTGCAATTATAAGTTCTTTTATTATGAGAAGAACTATAGTTGTGGTATTCTTCATGTTTCAATGTTTTAGTTTTAATGTTAAAGGTTTCGGCCTTTCATATAATTTCTATGAGAAATCGTGCCCACAAGTTGAGGACATTGTCAGAAATGGCCTTCAGCCTATATTTCTCACCGATCCCACTTCTGCATCTGCGTTGTTAAGGCTTATGTTTCATGATTGTCAAGTTCAGGTACCGACGTTTGTAGTACACTGATTTACAACCATTCTTTGTTGATGGTTTACAGTTTTGGTTTTACGATTATAATTTAGAGAGGCATAATAAAACTTGAGTTTCTTGCATGCATCAAAAACAGTCTTTATGTcacattctttatttttttttataatttgctGGTGCACTAAGGATGTGAAACATTTGACATTTAATTTTGTTTACCTCAGGGATGCGATGCTTCCATTCTAGTTGATCCAGGAAATGGAAATGAGGCAACAGAGATGGCTTCTAGTA includes these proteins:
- the LOC107895486 gene encoding glycine-rich cell wall structural protein-like, with translation MGKLISTWVGLFLMILVFTIWIAECRKLERETLGVGIGGGVGGGIGIGIGGGGGIGGGIGGGIGGGIGGGIGGGIGVGGGAGGGKGGGRGHGGGAGGGSKGGGHGGGSGRSGDGGGGYGGGKGGGGF